In Dryobates pubescens isolate bDryPub1 chromosome 31, bDryPub1.pri, whole genome shotgun sequence, one DNA window encodes the following:
- the POLE4 gene encoding DNA polymerase epsilon subunit 4 gives MAAAVPVPVPVPVPVPVATSEAAAPGEEAAGAGPGPARLARLPLARVKALVKADPDVSLASQEAVFVLARATELFVETIAKDAYVYAQQGKRKTLQRKDLDNAIEAIDEFAFLEGTLD, from the exons ATGGCGGCGGCGGTGCCGGTGCCAGTGCCGGTGcctgtgccggtgccggtgGCGACCAGCGAGGCGGCGGCGCCGGGGGAGGAGGCGGCgggcgcggggccggggccggcccGCCTGGCCCGGCTGCCGCTGGCGCGGGTGAAGGCGCTGGTGAAGGCGGACCCGGACGTCAGCCTGGCCAGCCAGGAAGCCGTGTTCGTGCTGGCGCGGGCCACG GAGTTGTTTGTTGAAACTATAGCCAAAGATGCTTACGTGTATGCTCagcaaggaaaaaggaagaccCTGCAGAGGAAAGACCTGG ATAATGCCATTGAAGCTATTGATGAATTTGCTTTTTTGGAGG GTACTTTGGACTGA
- the PRAM1 gene encoding PML-RARA-regulated adapter molecule 1: MSHGVRTAHWIQMCRQLYLLPPLCCVKPGCTAPAPAPAPAPAPAPAPARLPPQAAPGGTGAEEEIYDDVEPVGPPRAGRGFQLPSVFRPLASPRPAAGGDAGRAANRAALLAAAQREAQVSQKMKAVALKESKKEKLDREFQKKFKFEGSINVLTQMMVDPAAVEKRGGGKNLPLRRGEILDVIQFTNEEQIFCRNSQRRYGYVPRAVMLHLDTDIYDDVEI, encoded by the exons ATGAGCCATGGAGTGAGAACTGCTCACTGGATCCAGATGTGCCGTCAGCTGTacctcctcccacccctct gctgtgtgaagccaggctgcaccgccccggccccggctccgGCCCCGGCTCCGgctcccgccccggccccggcacGCCTCCCGCCGCAGGCTGCTCCCGGCGGGACCGG ggctgaagAGGAGATCTATGATGATGTGGAGCCAGTGGGGCCCCCCAGGGCAGGCCGAGGCTTCCAGCTGCCCAGTGTGTTCCGGCCGTTGGCGTCCCCCCGCCCCGCAGCAG GTGGAGATGCTGGTCGAGCTGCTAACAGGGCTGCCTTGCTGGCAGCTGCACAGAG AGAAGCCCAAGTCTCCCAGAAGATGAAGGCAGTGGCACTCAAGGAAAGCAagaaggagaagctggacagggagTTTCAGAAGAAATTCAAG tttgaaGGAAGCATCAATGTCCTGACTCAGATGATGGTtgacccagcagcagtggagaaGAGGGGTGGAGGGAAGAACCTTCCCCTGAGGCGGGGAGAGATCCTCGATGTCATTCAGTTCACCAACGAGGAGCAGATCTTCTGCCGGAACAGCCAGAGGAGAT ATGGCTATGTGCCTCGGGCCGTGATGCTGCACCT GGACACTGACATCTACGATGACGTCGAGATTTAG
- the LOC104308227 gene encoding excitatory amino acid transporter 5 has product MGKTPEQPCSFCSLGLAARAAQLQPRAGVQRLGSAQDDEQGRELLQGASPWQLRTAMWERVRRAVLSSLSTTSLRLWKWLRAFWFKNGLLTLSMLSVATGCILGFLLRALELTELEKQYFSFPGELLMRMLKMLILPLITSSLMSGLATMDSKACGKMGVITITYYLWTTFMAVTIGIILVVSIHPGAAAQKDDYSVGKVVLSSADALLDLIRNMFPSNLIEASFQQYRTVLVPVVKAPGFPKSPGKSLSFVYFAPDDEHPEIQRPVFLELTPAPQMTYRTLPGTSNEMNVLGIVIFSATIGLLLGKMGERGTPLVNVCQCLNEAVMKIVSMAVWYFPFGIVFLIAGKILEMEDPSVIGQKLGLYAITVVSGLAIHGLFILPLLFLLITKKNPFAFIQGILQALLIALATSSSSATLPITLKCLLENNGIDRRVARFVLPVGATINMDGTALYEAVAAIFIAQVNEYDLDLGQIITISITATAASIGAAGIPQSGLVTMVIVLTSVGLPTDDITLIIAVDWALDRFRTMTNVLGDALAAGIVAHICEKDFAPKPPKQDPVSHRDNCPAESSQLHPRDNVIEMIEETLLERTGVHYNICQV; this is encoded by the exons ATGGGAAAGACTCCtgaacagccctgcagcttctgctccctgggattagctgccagggctgctcagctccagccgaGGGCAGGGGTCCAACGGCTTGGCAGTGCCCAGGACGATGAGCAGGGccgggagctgctccagggggcaTCGCCTtggcagctgaggacagccatGTGGGAGCGAgtcaggagagctgtgctgagctctctgtccaccacctccctgcgccTCTGGAAGTGGCTGAGAGCCTTCTGGTTCAAGAATGGCCTCCTGACGCTCTCCATGCTGTCGGTGGCCACCGGCTGTATCCTGGGGTTCCTGCTGCGGGCGCTGGAGCTGACGGAGCTG GAGAAGCAGTACTTTTCCTTTCCTGGAGAGCTCCTCATGAGGATGTTGAAGATGCTGATCCTGcccttgatcacctccag cctcatgtCTGGGCTGGCCACCATGGACTCCAAGGCCTGTGGGAAGATGGGGGTGATCACCATCACCTACTACCTGTGGACAACCTTCATGGCAGTGACCATTGGCATCATCCTGGTGGTCAGCATCCACCCCGGCGCAGCTGCCCAGAAGGATGACTACTCTGTGGGGAAagtggtgctgagctctgctgatgCACTACTGGATTTAATCAG GAACATGTTCCCTTCTAACCTGATTGAGGCCTCATTCCAGCAG TACCGAACGGTGCTGGTCCCAGTGGTGAAGGCTCCTGGCTTCCCCAAGAGCCCAGGGAAGTCTCTCAGCTTTGTTTACTTCGCCCCTGACGATGAACACCCTGAGATCCAGCGCCCTGTGTTCCTCGAGCTGACGCCGGCCCCGCAGATGACCTACAGGACCCTGCCGGGGACCAGCAACGAGATGAACGTCCTGGGCATCGTCATCTTCTCAGCAACCATAG gactgctgctggggaaaatGGGCGAGCGAGGAACCCCTCTGGTCAAtgtctgccagtgcctgaacgAGGCAGTCATGAAAATTGTCTCCATGGCAGTTTG GTACTTCCCATTTGGCATTGTGTTTCTCATTGCTGGCAAGATCCTGGAGATGGAAGACCCGTCAGTGATCGGGCAGAAGCTGGGCCTCTACGCCATCACAGTGGTGTCAGGGCTGGCCATCCATGGGCTCTTTATCTTGCCTCTCCTGTTTCTGCTCATCACCAAGAAAAATCCCTTTGCTTTCATTCAGGGGATACTGCAAGCCCTGCTGATCGCCTTAGCCACATCTTCCAG ctcagcaaccCTGCCCATCACTCTGAAGTGTCTCCTGGAAAACAACGGCATCGACAGACGGGTGGCACGCTTTGTGCTGCCTGTCGGTGCCACCATCAACATGGATGGCACTGCGCTGTACGAGGCAGTGGCTGCCATCTTCATTGCCCAGGTCAATGAATATGACTTGGATTTGGGACAAATCATAACCATAAG caTAACAGCAACGGCAGCAAGCATCGGGGCGGCTGGGATCCCCCAGTCCGGGCTGGTCACCATGGTCATCGTCCTGACCTCTGTGGGGCTGCCGACCGACGACATCACCCTCATCATTGCCGTCGACTGGGCCCT GGATCGATTCCGGACTATGACCAATGTCCTTGGCgatgctctggctgctggcatcGTAGCCCACATCTGCGAGAAGGACTTTGCCCCAAAGCCCCCCAAG caAGATCCAGTAAGCCACAGAGACAACTGTCCTGCAGAGAGCTCCCAACTGCACCCCAGAGACAATGTGATCGAGATGATCGAGGAGACTCTGCTTGAGCGGACTGGGGTTCATTACAACATCTGCCAGGTGTAG